In Cygnus atratus isolate AKBS03 ecotype Queensland, Australia chromosome 14, CAtr_DNAZoo_HiC_assembly, whole genome shotgun sequence, the DNA window TATCTGGTCAGAGAAACATACCCACAATACTGGCCAAGGACAACTGCTGGCTTTACTACTTTTCAGCTGCAATGTGATGTTGCACATTGGGCAGGGGGAGGGCTTTTGTTTACTTCACTGCAGTGTGTTAATTTGAGGACTGTTAATCAGCATCTGCTTGTGAGCAGAACTTGAGATGACAGACGTTATTCAGGACAGAGTGGCAGATGGTCAGATCtgaattaaatatgtttttctgcCCCTGTGGATCTTACTAGTTCGTGGAACAGTCATTGTAACTAATATGTCTCATAAAAACAATATTCCAACAGAATTCAGTTAAAGATTTTCCTTTACCTATGTTCCACCTAAAGGAAAATTTGCAAGCAATTAATTGGATCGATTAGTTTTCTAATACATATAATCCTAACGCATTTTGTCTATCAGCATTTTCAACCTTCTGCatagggaaaaaggaagatatGTACGGTTACATCAAATGCTAATATTATTTGATAGAGCACCATGCTAAGTTCTAGTTAAGAAGGCAAGCCTCAGCTGGCTTAAGGAAAAGTTTGTCAGCCCAATACCTTGCacattcttcttttgctttgtctttagTGTACTCTGCTTCCTGAAGCAGCTGTAGATTAtcttggcttgttttttttaggTCAGCAATTTGTTCTTGCAGAGATGTATTCTCCACTTTAAGGCTGCATATTTCTTCAGCTATTGTCTTCTTGTAGCTAGTATGACAGTGCAAATAAGAAAGCACTTGTTACTTTAAACAAATGCAGATTAACCAGTTCAGGCCTTATGAGAGCAATCCAAACTCATGCTGCAAATGCATAAAAGATTTTCTAATCTATTAAGCCATAAACAGCAAAACTGTGGCATATTCTatgatacatttaaaatttctaCCGAGATGTGAAAACACTGCCTATAAAAACAACTATATGAAGGATGCCTGATCCTTCAGGTTTGCCTTGCGTTCTTAACAATAACAGTATCAATATACTACAATCTGAATATTGTGAAAACAAAAGTCTGTCTGTAGGACAATCATCAGTGCAAGTTTTGATCCTGAACAGGAGGACTTACTGCAAGATATTTTAATGTACAGAGACCATCTTTACTAGCTACAACTCTCAATGAGTATCAAGAGCACTTGAGTATTCCACTTGGTTACATTTTAGAAGAAACATTAACAGCTTCCTCAGCTAGATTACTGAGTATGTCATTACACTTGACTAATActcaaaaggaataaataacatttcttaatGCCatcaaaaaaaccacaaaaacgCTATAATATCACACCAGTTCTTATATACAATGTGAAGTACTAAGACAGTTGAATAAAGAGCATATGTTATTATAGTTTCAGAGATCATTGCTGCCCGACATCTTAATGGAACTTAAATACCTTTCAAACTCAGCAAGAGTATTTCCCAGTTTACACAATGTGTTGCTATGCTCTTCCTGGATTTGCCGAACCGCACTGCTGTGCATTTCGTTGATTTGCTCCAACTCAGCattcttcctaaaataaaaatgcaacacTCCATGCTGGAGATAAACATGCCTGAATGTATTACCTGCTATagaaggctggcagcagcagcagcagcaatactTGCACACTGACAAATCAGTAATGTCTCTGCCACAACTTTTCATGTATTAAAGCATCATCTTCATAGCAAACAAAGACTTCACCCACCCCTTAACTTCCAAGTTATCTCATGTATGGAATAGATTTAATAGCTGCTAGTAAGCTTTCAACacatgaaagttaaaaataacttgCTTGAAAAATGTCTCCTAGTGATTGCCTTCTCCAGAACATAAataccaataaaaaaaatccatgcagcTTATTCTTCCCAATAACTTCACATTACTACAGTACTAGCACATCAGGCAACTCTCAGCAGGCTAATTAAACAGCTTTAAATAACAAAGTTATTTAAATCATTCAACTAGATTGCCTCTAACTGCTGCCATTAATCAAAACCCAGCAAGAAATACATTCCGATGTGTTCAGGTTTCTTTAAAACCTGAATTAGGCTCAAAAGCTTTGCTTACGCTGCTGATTTAAcatgttttccttctaaaaCTTTAAACTGAGATTACTTCACAAACCCTTTCAACTTTACTTCCATCTGTGCAAGTTCAAGAGTTTTAGATTTGGTTTCTTGTTCCAACCACTTCACCAACttctcagctttcttctccttAGCATGCAATTTATCCAGCTCATTCATTGCAACCTTCATCTCTTCTTCCAAGAGGTGTCTCTCACTTGTTACCTCATCTTGAAAATCTAGTAACTTCTGCTGAATAGATGCAGACAGCTCCTGCGGGCCAGAATATAACTGATGTTAAAATTACCAGTGGTTTTCTAGATATTGAAGGGTACTTTGCAATGCTCAAGCCTTATAGCACCACAATAAGATCAAATTTATGGAAGAAGCAGAACAACGATCATGCCAGCTGTGATTCTTATAAGACATGAGATCACACACAGTTTTTGCTGGCCAGCATCCATTTCTACATCCCACAGATTAAACCATTATCAGTATAGCAACTTTATGTTTAACCAAAATCAGAATATTCAGTCCCAGACATTGGgattagaatatttttagacTAAATTAAAGTTTGTATTTACCTTCTCTTGCTGCAGCTGAGAGAGAATCTCCTCTTGCTTCTGAAGCAGTTTTTGGTGTTCTTGTTCTTCtaagccaattttttttttcagatcttctATTTCAGCATTCATACTCAGGACTTTTCCCCTGCTCTCAGAAGACTCTTTCTCTGCATAGAGCAATTGTCAGTATCAAGTAGTATTTCTTTGAAGGTAGAGAAGGCACAATGCCTTTTCTTCATAGTACTTTAATTCTAATTCATCCTAGCTTTAAAGTTAGACATGGAAAAACTCATCTGGGAACTCACCAAGAATcccacttaaaataattttttaaggGATAGGATTTTTAagggaagggatttttttaaggTAGGGATCTTTGGTTCAATGAATTATCTTTTATCGAAACAGCTAGGAATGGGAACAGCTATGGCTGAGGAAAAACTTCTAAATGATTCCCTCAAAGATGAGCTGGTGGAGATGGGAGAATAGGGCAGGGCCGAAGGTTTCCTGGACACACAGTACTTCAATGAACTAGTGCATAAACCTCTAACAGTGTATTACAGCAATATAGCACTGATTCTCAAGGAAGATTAAGGAACAAGTCATTTGCATTCAACTTTCAGATTAAAGCCTAGCATGCAAACAACTTTGAATTCTATAGTGTCTACCTTAGTATACCTCCATGGAAATATAAATTTAGACTTGACAGAGGTGTTTCCAAGGAGGTCTCCATATAGATGGAATTATGGTGAGCTGTTCTCAGTTGGAGCTCAGAGAGCTGACTTTGCTTTGAACCCACacttacattttaaacaaaccTATTAGAGATGCTTTAGGATGTATAAGTGATCCCAACTATGTGAACAGCAGAAAGGCACTAGCATTTACCTTTTTCTTGTTCAAGCAACTCACACCTTTCATTAAGTTCTCTGATTAGTGTAAGTgattcttcctcttttgttttgagTGTATCAGTCAGGTTCTTGATGTCTTGGTCTTTCTTTATCAATGTCTCTTTCATCTGGGCAACATCTAGTTTGTATTTCTCTACAGTTTCTGCAATACTGCTGTAGAAGAAAATTCAGGTATTTGTTACCActaagtttcatttttaagcttACACTTCAGTACAAAGGagaaattcttaaaatacttAGTACAGGTGGttttcaacagaaaagcagcCTTCAGCTAGTGTTCCAGGTAAGTTTTTGTGCACTAAGACAGGTTACTTAAAATTAAACGCAATTGATTTCAAAATGGgtgttttaagaaaaacttaCATAATCACACAACTTAAAatggttttgtattttcacCACATCCTGAGCTAGGTACACCTGACTATGAAAACTTGATAGGGTTTCCATCTGTTACAAAGCACTGGACTGGTAATTTTTACTATCAGACTATGTTCTTCTCAAGCGAAAGCAACATGGATCAACTCTTGAATGAAAACCAGAATATTACAAAGTCCACTGGAAGTTAAGACTGTTTTACAAGTGGGTGCTCAAAGGCACTACTGCCAGTAATTTAGAGGAAAACAAGTCTAGCTTGATTTATGGGTTTAAATAAACCACGTTAGAAAACTGATTTCAGGACTCTGATACAAAACCTGTCCATAATACTGCTTAGCCCACAAAAGTACAGTCATTTAGAAAGGTAATTGAAATATTACCTTATGACTCCTTCCTATTGTCTGGAAAAAGGTCAGAttccccttcccacaccttTATTTCAATGCTGTTAAACATAATTGTTGCCAAGCTTCTACTTCGTCTGGCAAGAACAAGCCTTAGTTTTACTGCCTTCTTAACTTACCCAGTCAAATCTaagaacaatttgtttttaCCTGAGCTCTGTGATATATTCCAAGAGTTTTTCAGTGTCAAATTTGTCTtcagctttctctctttccGTAGCAGATCTAAAAATCAAGAAGCTTTCATGATGGATGTATTGAAACACTTCAGAGCTATTTCTAAGCTATTTGCTTACAGATAAGCAAGTACAAATAAATCGTTTGATCACAACTTAAGCGTAACGTGTTCTTTCCGTAATCCAGTGTGGCTGACAAACTCGTATTGACTCTAAGaggtgattctatgatcttttgCTCTTTATTCCATGTGGTCTTCTCATTTGTACTAAAGATATTGAACCACCTTCCACCATGAGCAAATATGCTAGAGGGGCAGCATTAGCTAGACAAATCATTATTGCTTCCCACTGTGAACTGCAGTACCTGCGTTATTAACTGGGTATTTCAACCTAAGTGTAAAACATCCACTCATTCAAGCACTGGGATTTTAGGTAAGAGCAGAAGGCCCTTGAGTTTAAGGAAAACTTGGCAGTGCCGAGCTTCTTTCCATCAAGTTCATTCCAGGCCTTTATATCCCCGCAAACTATATGCTTGCTGTGAATATATGCAGCTAAGCCCCGATACATTGCCGTCTAAGTGCATTCCCTACATTACCActtacagtttttcttctaactgtgctacttttccttttgaatgcTCTAGATTCCTTTGCACCTCCTGCAGCTTCATTTCCATGTCTTCCTGTTTTGCAAGTGcagtctaaaaaaaaacaaaaacaaaaacaagtccATTGTCTAAGACAAagataaactgaaattaattcatAACCAGGATTCAGTCACAGTACTTGCTACTATGCTAAATGTGACTCCTATATTCAAATTATCCATCTGTAAAGATATTAACCATTTGTTAAAATTACAGACaatcaccaccaaaaaaaaaacacacgtcTAAGCTTCAAACCACACTTACAACCAGTGGTTTTCAATGATATTAATAGTCTGACCAACAGACTGATGATACAGAAGTATTTCTAGGCTTCCTTCCTCAGACTTACTTACTCAGAGATACTTTACACATCAACAGCAAAATCAAGATTTGTTGTTTTAACTTTTCATAATTCCACTGAGCAAACTATAGAAGAAACTACAGAATTGAGGACCGAAACTAAGCATGATCTGCGGGACCATTGCAAGCCCTTCATTGTCAGTTCCTGAACAGCTCAGTTATTATCCCGTGCAGTGCAAAGCAGCTTACTTTTTCCTTGGCATCCCTCTTGTTTCTGAGCTTC includes these proteins:
- the HMMR gene encoding hyaluronan mediated motility receptor isoform X4; translated protein: MKEKKKQKTLEKEIRALVRERGEQDKKLQALDEDFVKIEAKLSAAVQEKTSLLANVACLKKQLLELTRTNELLKSKLSEDGVQKKMSSLCMELMKLRNKRDAKEKTALAKQEDMEMKLQEVQRNLEHSKGKVAQLEEKLSATEREKAEDKFDTEKLLEYITELSSIAETVEKYKLDVAQMKETLIKKDQDIKNLTDTLKTKEEESLTLIRELNERCELLEQEKEKESSESRGKVLSMNAEIEDLKKKIGLEEQEHQKLLQKQEEILSQLQQEKELSASIQQKLLDFQDEVTSERHLLEEEMKVAMNELDKLHAKEKKAEKLVKWLEQETKSKTLELAQMEVKLKGKNAELEQINEMHSSAVRQIQEEHSNTLCKLGNTLAEFESYKKTIAEEICSLKVENTSLQEQIADLKKTSQDNLQLLQEAEYTKDKAKEECARMLLEAQTKLALKEAEAERTRESCLAQMTKLQEKLKEQTEDLQKKLEAERSRKTVSEDVTSGLKEEIKTWRNLYEELHNKTKPFQCQLDAFEVEKNALLNEHGAAQEELNKLSEAYAKLLGHQNQKQKIKHVMKLKEENTHLKQDVSKLRALLAKQKQTNRDLQEQLCAIQGIRRFDPSKAFQHDSKENISPRTPLKEGNRNKV